The following are encoded together in the Capsulimonas corticalis genome:
- a CDS encoding ATP-binding protein gives MENASPFYNRVRERKSLADALNSPRSEMLIVYGRRGVGKSALLDQALKDANLPSLYYRATRRTLALQLEALTDAAREAFPDAFLGQSFESLTVFFDFLSHYAAQREDTGNQSPIAVVIDELPYLADVDPGLLTVIQHWWDANKRRPNLKIFLAGSYVAFMERQVLDASAPLYNRRTGALKLEALDYAEAALFFPRYSPQEKMAAYAILGGMPSYLEQFDPAQDIADNLRATVLRRNTYLSEEPDWLLLEDRRRDVTHGSILRAVATGQRKPSDIARAIGKNSAQDIAPQLASLQEQGLLIREVPITEMSQPRSRTSLYYIADNYLDFWYRYVDPARSLIARGLGERVWEQTISPNLGEYISRPSFERASRQFLWRILENSNSEEFTDLSFVNVGTWWGAGDREIDVVATNERGQVTVAGSCKWTESPMDVREYAALQSDLALAGLTLSEAPWWFLFSRLGFSPHLTEIAAAQNPRRLILVDLDQMYRV, from the coding sequence ATGGAGAATGCTTCCCCTTTTTATAACCGCGTCCGCGAGCGCAAATCACTGGCGGACGCACTGAATTCGCCTCGCTCTGAGATGCTGATTGTCTACGGACGTCGGGGCGTTGGTAAAAGCGCGCTGTTGGATCAAGCCCTGAAGGACGCCAATTTGCCTTCGCTTTATTACCGGGCAACCCGGCGTACTCTGGCGCTCCAGTTGGAAGCGCTGACGGACGCCGCGCGCGAGGCGTTTCCAGACGCCTTTCTTGGACAGTCATTCGAATCGCTGACAGTCTTCTTCGATTTTCTCTCCCATTACGCCGCGCAGCGCGAAGACACAGGCAATCAATCTCCCATTGCCGTTGTCATTGATGAACTTCCTTATCTCGCAGATGTTGATCCGGGACTCTTGACCGTGATCCAGCATTGGTGGGACGCTAACAAGCGACGCCCCAATCTCAAGATCTTCCTCGCGGGCTCTTATGTCGCTTTTATGGAGCGACAGGTGCTCGACGCCAGCGCCCCGCTCTACAATCGCCGCACCGGCGCGCTCAAGCTGGAGGCGCTGGACTATGCCGAAGCCGCACTCTTCTTTCCCCGCTACTCTCCGCAGGAAAAAATGGCGGCCTATGCAATCCTTGGCGGAATGCCTTCTTATCTGGAACAGTTCGATCCCGCTCAAGATATCGCCGACAATCTTCGCGCGACGGTATTAAGGCGCAATACTTATCTCTCAGAAGAGCCTGACTGGCTCCTGCTGGAGGACCGACGGCGCGACGTGACCCATGGATCGATCCTGCGCGCGGTGGCGACAGGGCAGCGCAAGCCATCGGACATCGCCCGCGCCATCGGGAAAAACTCGGCGCAGGACATCGCCCCGCAGCTCGCGTCTCTTCAGGAGCAAGGTCTGCTGATTCGTGAAGTCCCGATCACCGAGATGTCCCAGCCTCGTTCACGCACATCTTTGTACTATATCGCCGATAACTATCTGGATTTCTGGTATCGATATGTCGATCCCGCGCGGAGCTTGATCGCACGCGGCTTGGGAGAACGAGTTTGGGAGCAGACAATTTCGCCAAATCTCGGCGAATATATTTCACGGCCCAGCTTTGAGCGCGCCAGCCGTCAATTTCTTTGGCGTATCTTGGAGAATTCGAATTCCGAAGAATTTACCGATCTCTCATTTGTGAATGTCGGCACATGGTGGGGGGCGGGAGACCGTGAAATCGATGTCGTCGCGACCAATGAACGCGGTCAAGTGACGGTGGCCGGATCCTGCAAATGGACGGAAAGTCCCATGGACGTACGCGAATACGCCGCGCTGCAAAGCGACCTGGCGCTCGCCGGCCTGACGCTCAGCGAAGCGCCATGGTGGTTCTTATTTTCCCGCTTGGGGTTTTCACCGCATCTTACCGAGATTGCCGCAGCGCAAAATCCACGGCGGCTGATTCTGGTTGATTTAGATCAGATGTATCGTGTTTAG
- a CDS encoding beta-galactosidase: MTQIDRSRLRWPDRIPVGVCHHAAFHTQSPPQTLPVYREFMRGEMERIAESGFNAFVLECGWNEVETGDDVWDFTRVDAVRNLCREYGLSIGLWIFAELTPVWVARSYPEALAVSASGYRSDSHSYAHPTGRRLVQRLIEKVLERYGDDPGLMGCNIGVESGFHWLQVPDSDRYCDTLFDYNSAAIDHYREWLRLRYETLDGVNLAHRSAYPEWESIEPPRARPMLECARMRSSHVPWLDWRQAQCDMMTDYLAFKAACVRKAAPQVPVSDQSYEIHPARGGQDLWSISAAMDVVGTSMFTSNAPGDYMRGNYLQDYHRSSAKDRPFWIWELRAGQNAWGVTNWGPPVRMTDIARFTWQVLGQGAKAIFYWNWRPHLGGVEVGGHGFTERDGAVTDRALRAGRIARALQDPAKNLLRFQMPPARIAILDSPASRIVAEGEGSDTLVLDAQRGLHALWKAQGFPVDFVSEDEVQNGALERYQLLGLPFQYLMGAECADAIRDWTKRGGTVFGGLWCAAKDALGYGQAIVPGHGLDELFGGREVRVEPVFSSADQPVTNFGAAWNVGITGRPRFRWADWPQGKPPASDLAGYRYAAALRPYEGARVLAVNSLEEPAALWNACGEGQAILFGSLPIVEDEFAASGLAALAAEAARAAGVKPPLTIMNRAGRQWEAKLLVGDRGDAVVIALNMQPEEAWMEIHIPGLSISRAMDFETDEPLSLHSAHDGVTLSIRVAGGDARAALCLPQSLQE; encoded by the coding sequence TTGACGCAAATAGATCGAAGCCGCCTCCGATGGCCGGACCGTATCCCCGTGGGCGTTTGCCATCACGCCGCCTTCCATACCCAGTCGCCGCCGCAGACGCTGCCGGTTTATCGGGAGTTCATGCGCGGTGAGATGGAGCGGATCGCGGAATCGGGATTCAATGCGTTTGTGCTAGAGTGCGGGTGGAACGAGGTCGAAACCGGCGACGATGTTTGGGACTTTACGCGCGTCGACGCCGTTCGAAATCTCTGCCGGGAATATGGGCTTTCGATTGGACTATGGATCTTCGCGGAGCTTACTCCCGTCTGGGTGGCCCGGTCTTATCCCGAGGCGCTGGCTGTCTCCGCCAGCGGATATCGAAGCGACTCGCACAGCTACGCCCATCCGACGGGGCGTCGATTGGTCCAGCGGCTGATCGAGAAGGTTTTGGAGAGATACGGCGATGATCCCGGCCTGATGGGCTGCAACATCGGCGTCGAATCCGGGTTCCACTGGCTGCAAGTTCCCGACTCCGATCGCTATTGCGACACTCTGTTCGACTATAATTCGGCGGCCATCGACCATTATCGTGAGTGGCTGCGACTCCGTTATGAGACGCTCGATGGGGTCAATCTGGCGCACCGAAGCGCTTACCCAGAGTGGGAAAGCATTGAGCCTCCGCGCGCGCGTCCGATGCTTGAATGCGCGCGGATGCGTTCGAGTCACGTTCCATGGCTCGACTGGCGACAGGCCCAGTGCGATATGATGACGGATTATCTGGCGTTCAAAGCCGCTTGCGTCCGCAAGGCGGCTCCGCAGGTTCCGGTTTCCGACCAGAGTTACGAGATCCATCCCGCGCGCGGCGGCCAGGATCTGTGGAGCATCTCGGCGGCGATGGATGTCGTGGGGACCAGCATGTTCACCAGCAACGCTCCCGGCGATTATATGCGCGGCAACTATCTTCAGGATTATCACCGGTCGTCGGCCAAAGACCGGCCATTCTGGATCTGGGAGCTGCGCGCCGGGCAGAACGCCTGGGGCGTCACCAATTGGGGGCCGCCCGTTCGCATGACCGATATCGCCCGGTTCACATGGCAGGTGCTGGGCCAGGGCGCGAAGGCTATCTTTTACTGGAACTGGCGCCCGCATCTGGGAGGCGTGGAGGTCGGCGGCCATGGGTTCACCGAGCGGGACGGCGCGGTCACCGACCGCGCGCTGCGCGCCGGACGCATTGCCAGGGCGCTCCAGGATCCGGCCAAGAACTTGCTCCGTTTTCAGATGCCTCCCGCCAGAATCGCCATCCTGGATAGTCCCGCATCTCGCATTGTCGCCGAGGGTGAAGGCAGTGATACGCTGGTGCTGGACGCGCAGCGCGGCCTGCACGCCCTATGGAAAGCGCAGGGCTTCCCCGTCGATTTCGTGTCGGAGGACGAGGTGCAAAACGGAGCGCTGGAGCGTTACCAGCTATTGGGACTTCCCTTCCAATATCTGATGGGCGCTGAATGCGCGGACGCCATCCGGGACTGGACAAAGCGCGGGGGAACCGTGTTCGGCGGGCTCTGGTGCGCCGCCAAGGACGCACTGGGATACGGGCAAGCCATCGTGCCGGGACACGGCCTGGATGAACTCTTCGGCGGACGCGAAGTGCGCGTCGAACCGGTCTTCTCCTCGGCGGATCAGCCCGTGACGAACTTTGGCGCGGCCTGGAATGTCGGCATTACGGGCCGGCCGCGCTTTCGCTGGGCCGACTGGCCGCAGGGCAAGCCGCCGGCGAGCGATCTTGCCGGATACCGATACGCCGCCGCGCTGCGCCCGTATGAGGGGGCGCGCGTGCTGGCCGTCAACAGCCTTGAGGAGCCGGCGGCGCTGTGGAACGCCTGCGGAGAAGGACAGGCGATTTTATTCGGCAGCCTCCCCATCGTCGAGGATGAGTTCGCCGCGTCCGGTCTCGCAGCGCTCGCCGCCGAGGCCGCCCGCGCCGCCGGCGTGAAGCCGCCGCTGACCATCATGAATCGCGCGGGACGGCAGTGGGAGGCCAAACTGCTCGTCGGCGATCGGGGCGACGCCGTGGTGATCGCCTTAAATATGCAGCCGGAAGAGGCATGGATGGAAATCCATATCCCGGGACTTTCGATATCGCGCGCCATGGATTTCGAGACCGATGAGCCCCTGTCCCTCCATTCCGCCCATGACGGCGTGACGCTCTCGATTCGTGTCGCCGGAGGCGATGCGCGCGCGGCGCTCTGTCTCCCCCAATCGCTTCAGGAATAA